The following are encoded in a window of Flavobacterium psychrotrophum genomic DNA:
- a CDS encoding restriction endonuclease subunit S, producing MSKIKLKDVVFYSKERIPYGELKLESYVSTENLLQNKQGVTRIDALPASINNTTKYSAGNILISNIRPYLKKIWYAKNDGGVSSDVLTFVVRNDFDSRFVYYNLFQDMFFDHTMAGSKGTKMPRGDKNQILEFEIPNLNLPTQQKIASVLSTLDDKIELNSKINAELEAMVKTLYDYWFIQFDFPNAHGKPYKSSGGKMVWNDALKREIPERWEVKELGDIAAINAGGDKPDLISKVKTEDYRIPIFSNGSTNEGLYGYTKLAKISEPSITISARGTIGYTVLRNESYFPIIRLISIIPKVKYRALFFYYEIKNLVFENSGSVQQQLTVPHVSKLRILNPASAVLNSFFTQTNQIIKKIDLNKKQNHELASLRDWLLPMLMNGQVTVAEAKEKVGMVAEGSVSYK from the coding sequence ATGAGTAAAATAAAGTTGAAGGATGTTGTATTTTATTCTAAAGAAAGAATACCATATGGGGAACTAAAACTTGAGTCATACGTCTCAACTGAAAATTTACTTCAGAATAAACAAGGTGTTACTAGAATTGATGCTCTTCCTGCATCAATTAATAATACTACTAAGTATTCTGCTGGAAATATATTGATTTCGAATATACGTCCATACTTAAAAAAGATTTGGTATGCTAAGAATGATGGAGGAGTTTCCAGCGATGTTTTGACTTTTGTCGTTAGGAATGATTTTGACTCGAGATTTGTTTATTATAACTTATTTCAGGATATGTTTTTTGATCATACGATGGCTGGCTCAAAGGGAACTAAAATGCCTCGTGGTGATAAAAATCAGATACTTGAATTTGAAATCCCAAATTTAAATCTTCCAACCCAGCAGAAAATCGCCTCTGTCCTTTCAACTTTAGACGATAAAATAGAATTAAACAGCAAAATCAACGCAGAGCTGGAGGCAATGGTCAAAACGCTGTATGACTATTGGTTTATACAATTTGATTTTCCGAATGCTCATGGCAAGCCTTATAAATCGTCAGGCGGTAAAATGGTCTGGAATGATGCGTTGAAGAGGGAGATTCCAGAAAGATGGGAGGTAAAAGAGCTCGGAGATATCGCTGCTATTAATGCCGGTGGTGATAAACCTGATTTAATATCGAAAGTAAAAACCGAAGATTATAGAATACCTATATTTTCAAATGGGTCAACTAATGAAGGCCTTTATGGCTATACGAAGTTGGCTAAGATAAGTGAACCAAGTATAACAATTTCGGCTAGAGGGACTATTGGTTATACAGTGTTAAGAAATGAATCGTATTTTCCGATTATACGTTTAATATCTATTATTCCTAAAGTAAAATATAGAGCACTGTTTTTTTACTACGAAATTAAAAACTTAGTTTTTGAAAACTCAGGTTCTGTACAGCAGCAATTGACTGTTCCTCATGTTTCTAAACTAAGGATACTCAATCCTGCGTCAGCGGTTCTGAATAGTTTTTTCACTCAAACTAATCAAATTATAAAAAAAATTGATTTAAATAAAAAACAAAACCATGAACTTGCTTCGCTTCGCGATTGGTTATTGCCTATGTTGATGAACGGGCAGGTAACTGTCGCTGAGGCTAAGGAGAAAGTGGGTATGGTGGCTGAGGGGAGTGTATCGTATAAATAA
- a CDS encoding HsdM family class I SAM-dependent methyltransferase — MTQDINFMTKTKALIDNLKSVCANYGLGNDGNEFKIITQVFLYKFLNDKFRYAVKQEMPAISEAENFSEALRNLSDEDYSFLVASLDPNIPRLRPQHLISHLFTIQNDPDFGKTFDDTLRQVSVENAEVFSVKSFTGAKDSLFDDLTQFISDSSQRDAFAKALVNKLFEFSFEEMFEQKYDFFATIFEYLIKDYNTDSGGKYAEYYTPHAVARIMAQIMVPGPVKGAKVYDPSAGSGTLLMSIAHEIGEENCTIYSEDISQKSSNMLRLNLVLNNLTHSIPNIIKTNTIAQPNYLDKEFDYIVSNPPFKLDFSDFHADLDKDAFKKRFFAGIPNIPKSKKESMAIYLLFIQHIMYSLNDTGKAAIVVPTGFITAQSGIEKKIRERIITNGWLRGVVSMPSNIFASTGTNVSVLFLDKKADSDQMVLMDASKLGETVKEGKNQRTVLTPVEENLIIDTFNAIQAVRDLSVVVSRAQVIEKNYSFSAGQYFEVKIEYVDITAEEFAEKMDGFQNRLQSLFAEGNALDQEIQEQLKGLRYE, encoded by the coding sequence ATGACCCAGGACATTAACTTCATGACCAAAACCAAGGCACTTATTGACAATCTAAAAAGTGTCTGCGCCAACTATGGTTTGGGAAATGACGGAAACGAATTTAAAATAATTACCCAGGTATTCCTGTATAAATTTCTAAACGATAAATTTAGGTACGCCGTAAAGCAGGAAATGCCCGCTATAAGTGAAGCTGAGAATTTTTCGGAAGCCTTACGTAACCTAAGTGATGAGGACTACAGTTTTTTGGTAGCTTCATTAGACCCTAATATTCCGCGATTAAGGCCACAGCACCTTATCTCGCATTTGTTTACCATCCAGAATGATCCCGATTTCGGTAAAACTTTTGACGACACTCTAAGACAGGTTTCGGTTGAAAACGCCGAAGTATTTTCGGTAAAATCTTTTACCGGCGCTAAAGATAGCTTGTTTGACGATTTAACGCAGTTTATTTCAGATTCCTCGCAGCGTGATGCGTTTGCAAAAGCCTTAGTCAACAAGCTGTTTGAGTTTAGTTTTGAGGAGATGTTTGAGCAGAAATACGATTTTTTCGCTACCATTTTTGAATATCTTATTAAGGATTACAATACCGATAGTGGCGGGAAATATGCAGAGTATTACACACCCCATGCAGTTGCTCGCATTATGGCACAAATTATGGTACCCGGACCGGTAAAGGGGGCAAAAGTGTATGACCCTTCGGCGGGGTCGGGCACGTTATTAATGAGTATCGCCCACGAGATTGGCGAAGAGAACTGTACGATTTACTCCGAGGATATTTCGCAGAAATCGAGCAATATGCTGCGTCTGAATTTGGTATTGAATAACCTGACGCATTCTATACCGAACATTATCAAGACCAATACGATAGCGCAACCGAACTATTTGGACAAAGAGTTCGACTACATCGTTTCTAATCCGCCATTTAAGCTGGATTTTTCCGATTTTCATGCTGATTTAGATAAAGACGCTTTTAAAAAACGTTTTTTTGCCGGGATTCCTAATATACCGAAAAGTAAGAAAGAATCAATGGCCATCTATCTGCTATTCATACAGCATATTATGTACTCATTGAATGATACCGGAAAAGCGGCTATTGTAGTGCCCACCGGTTTTATTACTGCGCAAAGCGGCATTGAAAAGAAAATCCGTGAGCGCATTATAACTAACGGCTGGCTGCGTGGCGTGGTAAGTATGCCCAGTAATATTTTTGCCAGTACGGGTACCAACGTTTCGGTGTTGTTTTTGGATAAGAAAGCCGATAGCGACCAGATGGTATTGATGGATGCCTCTAAACTGGGAGAAACGGTTAAGGAGGGTAAAAACCAGCGCACCGTATTAACCCCTGTCGAGGAAAACCTTATTATTGATACCTTTAATGCCATACAGGCCGTACGCGACCTCTCTGTAGTGGTTAGCAGAGCACAGGTAATAGAAAAAAACTACAGCTTTAGTGCCGGGCAGTATTTTGAGGTAAAAATTGAGTATGTGGATATTACAGCAGAAGAATTTGCAGAAAAAATGGACGGTTTTCAAAATCGACTGCAAAGCCTTTTTGCAGAAGGTAATGCCTTAGACCAAGAAATTCAGGAACAATTAAAGGGTTTAAGGTATGAGTAA
- a CDS encoding AAA family ATPase, which yields MDFQNFETLIRQIETDLGDNFNQKFREARKKLSGLNNLPNRILFSEYDKDKSEWVYNRGGKKEIQYHLYLRNGELGYGLGINSQRGSFNNDDPAKIANSLGISFKDLYFKIKNVVPNYSFKIGSEDQLGKMKEEEFLLFGNSIPYLNDNKLDDSDYQTVISDLKKQFEVYCMVFELNNRKNETLSHQEIQLKEITKKINLLKYKRQIILQGPPGTGKTKLAKEIAQQLLGLNQIDKEFVKNNLNLGLKFDSVGGTKKFEIISINQDNIEITTSGENRLPTISGIIKYYKDNLDWKTSTLKNVEAYEMSLAKYITENVNVNKKDSEQVKLIQFHPSYTYEDFVRGIVAESKGEKIEYKNVNKTLGLFAEKALRNYIASHNNSSESNIEQWVDSKFEEFKSNVEAKLPEEQVTLSGDIKIYEVTDSYFKYAQSWQTPGYIKFSEFKSLVKAIVSGELELTNKQLDKEKFIHAHYRYTYYNALLKIFFDEYKYQGESYSEAPRNYVLIIDEINRANLSSVLGELIYALEYRGEAVESMYAVEDDNKLILPPNLYIIGTMNTADRSVGHIDYAIRRRFAFVDVPSENLKETQGLETFDGVLFDTVAALFDTNLSPEFEKKDVQLGHSYFIDKSAETDGASTEIRLEYEIKPILREYVRDGVLTGEKIKEKIEALAPSI from the coding sequence ATGGATTTTCAGAATTTTGAAACGTTAATAAGGCAGATTGAAACAGATCTAGGAGATAACTTTAATCAAAAGTTTAGAGAGGCTAGGAAAAAACTTTCCGGATTAAATAACCTACCTAATAGAATACTTTTTTCGGAATATGATAAAGATAAATCAGAATGGGTTTACAATAGAGGAGGAAAAAAAGAAATCCAGTATCATTTATATTTACGGAATGGAGAATTAGGTTACGGACTTGGAATTAACAGCCAAAGAGGATCTTTTAATAATGATGATCCCGCAAAAATTGCAAATTCCTTAGGCATTTCTTTTAAAGATTTATATTTTAAAATAAAAAATGTTGTTCCAAATTATTCTTTTAAGATAGGTTCAGAAGACCAATTAGGTAAAATGAAGGAAGAAGAGTTTTTACTTTTTGGAAATTCTATTCCTTATTTGAATGACAACAAATTAGATGATTCGGATTATCAAACTGTGATTTCGGATCTAAAAAAACAATTTGAGGTATACTGTATGGTTTTTGAATTAAACAATAGGAAAAATGAAACTCTTTCGCATCAGGAAATACAATTGAAGGAAATCACTAAAAAGATAAACTTGCTTAAATACAAAAGGCAAATTATCCTCCAAGGTCCTCCAGGTACAGGTAAAACTAAATTGGCAAAAGAGATAGCTCAACAATTACTAGGATTAAACCAAATTGATAAAGAGTTTGTAAAGAATAACCTTAATTTGGGTTTAAAATTTGATAGTGTCGGTGGGACGAAAAAATTTGAGATAATTTCGATTAATCAAGACAATATTGAAATTACTACATCTGGAGAAAATCGTCTTCCAACAATCTCTGGGATAATAAAATATTATAAAGATAATTTAGATTGGAAAACCTCAACTTTAAAAAATGTTGAAGCGTATGAAATGTCATTGGCTAAATATATAACGGAAAATGTAAATGTTAATAAAAAGGACTCAGAACAAGTCAAACTAATTCAATTCCATCCCAGCTACACTTATGAAGACTTTGTACGTGGTATCGTAGCCGAATCAAAAGGTGAGAAAATCGAGTATAAAAATGTAAATAAAACACTTGGTTTGTTTGCTGAAAAAGCGTTAAGGAATTATATAGCAAGCCATAACAATTCTTCTGAATCAAACATTGAGCAATGGGTAGATTCCAAGTTTGAAGAGTTTAAGAGTAATGTTGAAGCAAAATTGCCTGAAGAGCAAGTAACACTTTCAGGGGATATTAAGATTTATGAAGTAACGGATTCTTATTTTAAGTATGCCCAATCCTGGCAAACACCCGGATATATAAAATTTAGCGAGTTCAAGAGTCTGGTTAAGGCTATAGTTTCGGGAGAGCTTGAATTGACAAATAAGCAATTAGATAAAGAGAAATTTATCCATGCACATTATCGCTATACCTATTATAATGCCCTGCTCAAAATTTTCTTTGATGAGTATAAGTATCAAGGAGAGTCTTATTCAGAAGCTCCCAGAAATTACGTGCTCATTATAGACGAAATTAATCGGGCTAACCTTTCATCTGTTTTAGGCGAACTCATTTATGCCCTAGAATACCGGGGAGAGGCCGTAGAAAGTATGTATGCCGTCGAAGACGATAATAAATTGATTTTACCTCCAAATCTTTACATCATTGGCACTATGAATACTGCCGATCGTTCGGTGGGGCATATTGATTACGCCATCCGCAGGCGTTTTGCATTTGTAGATGTTCCATCAGAAAATCTTAAAGAGACACAAGGTTTGGAAACATTTGACGGCGTTTTATTTGATACAGTAGCGGCTTTGTTCGATACCAATTTATCACCTGAATTTGAGAAGAAAGACGTCCAATTAGGTCATTCCTATTTTATCGATAAATCAGCAGAAACAGATGGCGCTTCGACCGAAATTCGACTTGAATACGAAATCAAGCCGATTTTACGGGAATATGTAAGAGATGGCGTTTTAACGGGCGAAAAAATCAAGGAAAAAATTGAAGCTTTAGCTCCTTCTATATAA
- a CDS encoding helix-turn-helix domain-containing protein encodes MNIDRTEFHAWMERVMQRFDLLAEKIHKVEQRHNSIDGEELLDNQDVLQMLKISSRSLQRYRSDGKLPYYTISGKLYYKLSDVHQFIRESFHRPEPQRKATG; translated from the coding sequence ATGAATATAGACAGAACCGAATTTCACGCCTGGATGGAACGTGTAATGCAGCGCTTTGACCTGCTTGCCGAGAAGATCCATAAGGTGGAACAGCGCCATAACAGTATTGATGGCGAAGAATTACTGGACAACCAGGACGTGCTCCAGATGCTCAAAATCAGTTCGCGCTCCCTGCAACGCTACCGTTCTGACGGAAAGCTTCCCTACTATACCATAAGTGGGAAGCTGTACTATAAACTTTCCGACGTGCACCAGTTTATCAGGGAAAGCTTCCACCGCCCGGAACCGCAGCGCAAGGCCACCGGATGA
- a CDS encoding McrC family protein: MNDEEQQPEQEGIVKIHRSKFELFESVVSKPFNDSSHCFIFNRKDLDFELKADYCIGLDWIGKTGRYLYVEPKINSKYAKLFDKKSEHDSDDNTKQKRSKEVDGSIFELDYLSMLLQVASVDESNREIINLVKIDWLAQPIKIEQKDDRLTPFLIVRFLQILKNIVRKGLKKNYYKVQENLNNRVKGKILVGQHIKQNVFKNRFTTTYCEYQQFGYDHPENRFLKKVLQFATAYLENNKSLFGTIYSDIQHTINYCRPAFELISNVVNEYELKHIKHNPFYKAYEEALQTGQHILKRFAYNITQTSSKEIATPPFWIDMPRLFELYVYSKMIEANPAGKKEIHFQFKTYGNALDILVSKPDFQVVIDAKYKLHYQHGQVHDDIRQVAGYARLKKVREKLKVTGDINISCLIIYPDMENGIEDFSLENIRDNMKEIPAYYKVYKLGVKLPYI, encoded by the coding sequence GTGAATGATGAAGAGCAACAGCCAGAACAAGAAGGCATCGTAAAAATTCATCGGTCAAAATTTGAACTGTTTGAATCGGTAGTGTCTAAGCCGTTCAATGATAGCAGTCATTGTTTTATATTTAATAGAAAAGATTTAGATTTTGAACTGAAGGCAGATTACTGTATTGGGCTTGACTGGATTGGAAAGACAGGTAGGTACTTGTATGTTGAACCAAAAATAAACAGTAAGTATGCTAAATTGTTTGATAAAAAAAGCGAACATGATTCCGATGATAACACAAAGCAGAAAAGGTCGAAAGAAGTTGATGGGTCTATATTTGAACTGGATTACCTAAGTATGCTGTTGCAGGTAGCGTCAGTTGATGAGAGTAACAGAGAAATCATAAACTTGGTTAAAATTGACTGGCTTGCCCAGCCCATTAAAATTGAACAAAAAGACGATAGGCTAACCCCTTTCCTGATTGTACGTTTTTTACAGATATTGAAAAACATTGTCCGTAAAGGGTTAAAGAAAAATTACTACAAAGTGCAGGAAAACCTTAACAACAGGGTTAAAGGCAAAATATTGGTTGGACAACATATTAAGCAGAATGTTTTTAAGAATCGATTCACAACTACATACTGTGAGTACCAGCAATTCGGCTACGACCATCCTGAAAACCGTTTTTTAAAAAAGGTGTTGCAATTTGCCACGGCCTATTTGGAAAACAATAAATCTCTTTTTGGAACCATTTATTCGGATATACAACATACTATAAACTATTGTCGTCCCGCTTTTGAATTGATTTCGAATGTAGTCAACGAATATGAACTTAAGCACATCAAGCACAATCCATTTTACAAAGCGTATGAAGAAGCTTTGCAGACGGGTCAGCATATACTGAAGCGTTTTGCTTATAACATTACACAGACGAGTTCCAAAGAAATTGCAACACCGCCATTCTGGATAGACATGCCCCGGTTATTCGAATTGTATGTTTATAGTAAAATGATAGAAGCCAATCCAGCTGGTAAAAAAGAAATCCATTTTCAATTTAAAACCTATGGCAATGCACTAGATATTTTAGTTTCAAAACCTGATTTTCAAGTGGTTATCGATGCTAAATACAAACTCCATTATCAACACGGACAGGTACACGATGATATTCGTCAAGTAGCCGGATATGCACGTTTGAAAAAGGTCCGGGAAAAATTGAAAGTGACTGGAGATATAAATATATCTTGTTTAATTATTTATCCTGACATGGAAAACGGGATTGAAGATTTTTCATTAGAAAATATCAGAGATAATATGAAGGAAATACCTGCCTATTACAAAGTATATAAGCTCGGCGTAAAGTTGCCTTATATCTAA
- a CDS encoding helix-turn-helix domain-containing protein, which produces MQSLHRFADLKSLLDFREAYTKAMDCYIYCKDFPKRLVVDGYTKSGAEVFLFTARYMPIDGTFLQGGSAAYLLVYSGFSQSLPEDGDAVSSTSPFISLSVAQSSCIETVLGEVLLSREEKKGQFLSFLELLLAPSDLNVVPDIGPYGRRLGIAYRFIVLVQREATRHHDVHYYADILCIGASYLTRCVHVTLNMSAKQFIVAILMEQAEKLLCTTDDTVMQISEQLGFQNSASFTAFFKHNRGVPPNSFRR; this is translated from the coding sequence ATGCAATCGCTCCATCGTTTTGCCGACCTGAAGTCCCTGCTGGACTTCAGGGAAGCATATACTAAAGCTATGGATTGCTATATCTATTGCAAGGATTTCCCAAAAAGATTAGTGGTCGATGGATATACAAAAAGTGGCGCGGAAGTTTTCCTTTTTACTGCCCGGTACATGCCCATTGATGGAACTTTTCTACAAGGTGGAAGTGCCGCTTACCTGCTCGTTTATTCAGGCTTTTCACAATCTTTACCTGAAGATGGTGATGCGGTAAGCAGCACTTCTCCTTTTATATCCCTATCGGTAGCGCAATCCTCCTGTATTGAAACGGTTCTTGGAGAGGTATTATTAAGCCGGGAGGAAAAGAAAGGCCAATTTCTTTCGTTTTTGGAACTTTTACTTGCGCCGTCAGATCTTAACGTAGTGCCGGATATTGGGCCTTATGGGAGGCGTTTGGGAATCGCCTACCGATTTATAGTCCTGGTACAGCGCGAGGCTACCCGGCACCATGATGTGCACTATTATGCGGATATCTTATGTATTGGAGCCAGCTACCTCACGCGTTGTGTACATGTTACCCTAAATATGTCTGCAAAGCAGTTTATTGTCGCTATCCTTATGGAGCAGGCAGAGAAATTGCTATGCACTACAGATGACACTGTCATGCAAATTTCAGAACAGCTGGGATTTCAGAACAGCGCGTCTTTTACCGCATTTTTTAAGCATAACAGAGGAGTACCCCCCAACTCTTTTCGACGATAA
- a CDS encoding DUF3945 domain-containing protein — MPDQPKIQKSPDELNEMLLVLDKKENKVKGVKGLSKDGIVKAEGIDEKKQQDFMRVERNGDFFSNFFANFMRQLKEPTRFDFFRVPYALGKEIAAELQSHLDNLGKDAQKLMSKYALNSEYQFKNHNTMETTPSTQETSEYKFKPEQVNWESLANLGINKERLEKMNLMEPLLKGFKTNDTVPLTLTMGDAVAKLDARLSLQTNDAGQVVVAMHGIRKEPNLNYPFFGHEFTKEDKDNLLNTGNMGRVVDLFNQKTSENIPSVISVDRKTNELVAYKAEWIKIPDEIKGVKLDDAQKQVLQEGKPLQLEGMTSKKGESFDATVQFNADKRYVEFLFDNKPAQGQSQGRTYDEAPREFRGKELTDDQYNKLKDGLTVYVSGLVDKNQKEYHGYITYNSESGKVGFSFNNPAKSKEESLPAGASQGAATENKTAQAGNAAKEDQKNQKETTAKQEQEPQDAPAKSRGRKM, encoded by the coding sequence ATGCCAGACCAGCCAAAAATCCAGAAGAGTCCTGACGAGCTCAATGAAATGCTCCTTGTCCTGGATAAAAAAGAAAACAAGGTCAAGGGTGTCAAGGGGCTTTCGAAGGACGGCATCGTAAAGGCGGAGGGCATTGATGAAAAAAAGCAGCAGGATTTCATGCGTGTCGAGCGCAATGGCGACTTCTTTTCCAACTTCTTCGCCAATTTCATGCGCCAGCTCAAAGAGCCCACCCGTTTTGACTTCTTCCGCGTACCCTACGCATTAGGGAAAGAGATAGCCGCCGAGCTCCAGTCGCATTTGGACAACCTTGGAAAAGATGCCCAAAAGCTCATGTCTAAGTATGCACTCAATTCTGAATATCAATTTAAAAATCATAATACTATGGAAACAACACCGTCAACACAGGAGACAAGCGAGTACAAATTCAAACCGGAACAGGTGAATTGGGAATCACTCGCCAATTTAGGAATCAACAAGGAGCGCCTTGAAAAAATGAACCTGATGGAGCCCTTGCTAAAAGGGTTTAAGACCAACGATACCGTACCACTTACCCTTACCATGGGTGATGCGGTCGCAAAATTGGATGCCCGGCTGTCGTTACAAACCAATGATGCGGGCCAGGTCGTCGTGGCCATGCACGGCATACGAAAAGAGCCTAACCTGAACTACCCGTTTTTCGGGCATGAGTTTACGAAGGAAGACAAGGATAACCTTTTGAACACCGGGAATATGGGCAGGGTCGTCGATCTATTTAATCAGAAAACCAGTGAAAATATCCCTTCCGTGATCAGTGTCGACCGTAAAACCAACGAGCTGGTAGCCTACAAGGCAGAATGGATCAAGATACCCGACGAAATTAAAGGCGTTAAACTGGACGATGCCCAAAAACAAGTTTTACAGGAAGGTAAACCGTTACAGCTTGAAGGGATGACCTCGAAGAAAGGTGAATCCTTTGATGCCACGGTACAGTTCAATGCCGATAAGCGTTACGTGGAATTCCTGTTCGACAACAAGCCCGCCCAAGGCCAGTCACAAGGCAGGACGTACGACGAGGCACCGAGGGAGTTCAGGGGCAAGGAACTTACCGATGACCAGTACAATAAACTGAAGGACGGGTTAACGGTCTATGTGAGCGGCCTAGTAGACAAAAACCAAAAGGAATACCATGGCTATATCACCTACAACAGTGAAAGCGGCAAGGTGGGCTTTTCCTTTAACAACCCTGCCAAATCAAAAGAGGAATCCCTGCCTGCCGGGGCTTCGCAGGGCGCAGCTACAGAGAACAAAACGGCACAGGCAGGAAATGCTGCAAAAGAGGACCAAAAGAACCAAAAGGAAACTACCGCTAAGCAGGAGCAGGAACCACAGGATGCCCCGGCAAAAAGCAGGGGAAGAAAAATGTAA
- a CDS encoding histone H1: MNELNEKISAGIEVFQKESEAFAQGNKAAGARARKATLELEKLFKEYRKVSIEEGKK; this comes from the coding sequence ATGAACGAGTTAAACGAAAAGATCAGCGCAGGTATTGAGGTATTCCAGAAAGAATCAGAAGCCTTTGCACAGGGGAACAAAGCGGCAGGTGCACGTGCGCGTAAAGCGACGTTAGAGCTGGAAAAATTGTTCAAGGAGTACCGTAAGGTTTCTATCGAGGAAGGAAAGAAATAG
- a CDS encoding helix-turn-helix domain-containing protein — MKTLYAAITLLLFTFITDPRPILDTYPELEEQINRLNGSPKVWAAINAYRNKAWKERDWVKLMDAYHYAVYESTGTDKLVYSDSMIYAATRSKETALIGEAYLAKGIIYYYRKDHMRAFENYTVANRYIATTDDQYLKHKVKYHMALIKSYLGYYHEAIALLKECTAYYEREDPFAYANSLHSLALCYSRTGALKLSVKTNAEAAQVSREAGYDKIMPHIQQLEGVNLYHNADYSRAIKVLEHTMAPIRKEDDFATEAVSYFYIGKSYKSLKMDETALTYFRKVDSIYCKRKYIRPELRENYELLIAYYRDRDTMKKALPYIERLLVIDKEIDNNFRYLSQKIHREYDTRALQAFKDDAERKSVSRNRYHMVAVVFSVALLCFLPYFVYRNLTAQRRYRKKYAELLANGLSTATKKASRKIPKIPVTDTITERILKCLEDFEKEDAFREPELTASALAERFKTNNKYLASVILAHRGKSFTDYINGLRINYILQRLRNESRIRQYNTAGLAQEAGFVSTQHFTGCFKKETGMTPKFFIQETEWELKAKTADGYEKSGD; from the coding sequence ATGAAAACACTATACGCTGCGATCACCTTACTATTGTTTACATTCATTACCGATCCACGTCCTATCCTTGACACCTATCCCGAACTGGAAGAGCAGATTAATCGGTTAAATGGGAGCCCGAAGGTATGGGCGGCCATCAATGCTTACCGGAATAAAGCTTGGAAAGAGCGTGACTGGGTAAAGCTTATGGATGCCTACCATTACGCAGTCTATGAAAGTACCGGCACAGACAAGCTGGTGTATTCTGACAGCATGATATATGCTGCAACCAGGTCTAAGGAAACTGCATTAATCGGTGAGGCTTACCTTGCCAAAGGGATAATATACTATTATAGGAAGGACCACATGAGGGCATTTGAGAACTACACTGTGGCGAACAGGTATATAGCAACTACGGATGACCAGTACTTGAAGCATAAGGTAAAATACCACATGGCCCTCATAAAATCCTATTTGGGATATTACCACGAAGCAATTGCACTTCTAAAGGAATGTACGGCGTACTATGAGCGCGAAGACCCATTCGCCTATGCCAATTCACTGCACAGCCTCGCCCTGTGCTACAGCCGTACCGGCGCACTGAAATTGTCGGTAAAAACGAACGCTGAAGCAGCCCAGGTTAGCCGTGAGGCGGGTTATGATAAGATCATGCCGCACATCCAGCAGCTTGAGGGTGTTAATTTATACCACAATGCCGATTACAGTAGGGCTATAAAAGTGCTGGAGCATACAATGGCGCCTATCCGGAAGGAAGATGATTTTGCGACCGAGGCGGTATCGTATTTTTATATCGGTAAATCGTATAAGTCATTAAAGATGGATGAAACAGCGCTAACCTATTTCAGGAAAGTGGATTCGATCTATTGCAAACGAAAATATATCAGGCCTGAATTGCGGGAGAATTACGAACTGTTGATTGCCTATTACAGGGACAGGGATACAATGAAAAAAGCACTACCCTACATCGAACGGTTGTTGGTGATTGACAAAGAGATCGACAACAATTTCAGGTACCTGAGCCAGAAAATACACCGGGAATACGATACCCGTGCCCTACAGGCATTCAAGGACGACGCGGAGCGGAAGTCCGTAAGCCGCAATCGGTACCACATGGTTGCCGTGGTCTTCAGCGTGGCTTTGCTGTGCTTTTTGCCCTACTTTGTATACCGCAACCTTACAGCACAGAGGCGCTATCGTAAAAAATATGCAGAATTGCTGGCCAACGGACTATCTACCGCCACGAAAAAAGCGAGCCGGAAGATCCCGAAAATCCCGGTTACCGATACCATTACCGAAAGGATACTGAAATGCCTGGAGGATTTTGAGAAAGAGGATGCATTCCGCGAACCGGAGTTGACAGCAAGCGCTCTCGCCGAGCGCTTTAAGACCAACAACAAATACCTTGCTAGTGTGATCCTGGCACACAGGGGCAAAAGTTTTACGGATTACATTAACGGGCTGCGCATAAATTATATCCTGCAGCGCCTGCGCAATGAATCGCGTATCAGGCAATACAACACGGCAGGCCTCGCGCAGGAAGCAGGCTTTGTTTCTACCCAGCATTTCACAGGGTGCTTTAAAAAAGAGACAGGGATGACGCCCAAGTTCTTCATACAGGAAACAGAATGGGAATTAAAAGCAAAAACAGCCGACGGATATGAAAAATCGGGAGATTAG